One Prosthecobacter sp. SYSU 5D2 genomic window carries:
- a CDS encoding MlaD family protein codes for MNNERKTEILVGVFLLAGLLMLGGLIMEFGSLRTYFRDTYELKVAFPNASGIKMGSPVFLGGSKVGKVLVHPELNETFTGVIMTLEIFDSVDIPLDASFAIGSKGLMGDALVEIKPSGKLTDQFLPHDYDEIIEGAKSGGLSDLQGQAEVVAKKVDLVLDDVRTALVDVKAAMVKINKDALADTTIQDFKESMEHLNKTMTRVDEQVLGDENATNLKTAIADMKDAAASFKVSAKNVEATTEKLGPMVDKLDPVIAKADKAMGTADETLKSVKTAADSFSVAARNITSGKGLLGALTNDAELKNEFKDLIFNLKRNGVIFYRNSAEKERARDEPPASATKPVFPLRR; via the coding sequence ATGAACAACGAACGTAAAACCGAAATCCTCGTGGGCGTCTTCCTGCTGGCAGGCCTGCTGATGCTTGGAGGGCTGATCATGGAGTTCGGCAGCCTGCGGACCTACTTCCGGGATACCTATGAACTGAAGGTGGCCTTTCCCAATGCGTCTGGCATCAAAATGGGTTCCCCTGTTTTTCTGGGCGGGTCCAAAGTAGGCAAAGTGCTCGTCCATCCGGAGCTGAATGAGACCTTCACCGGCGTCATCATGACCTTGGAGATTTTTGACAGTGTGGACATACCCTTGGACGCCTCTTTTGCCATCGGCTCCAAGGGTCTCATGGGGGATGCCCTCGTGGAGATCAAACCCAGCGGCAAGCTCACCGACCAGTTCCTGCCTCATGATTATGATGAGATCATCGAAGGTGCCAAATCCGGCGGCCTTTCGGATCTCCAGGGCCAGGCGGAGGTGGTCGCCAAAAAAGTGGACCTTGTCCTGGATGACGTCCGCACCGCCCTGGTGGATGTGAAAGCGGCCATGGTCAAAATCAACAAAGACGCCCTGGCCGATACCACCATCCAGGATTTCAAGGAAAGCATGGAGCACCTGAACAAGACCATGACCCGCGTGGACGAGCAGGTGCTGGGGGATGAAAACGCCACCAATCTCAAAACCGCCATCGCCGACATGAAAGATGCCGCCGCCAGCTTCAAGGTCTCTGCGAAAAACGTGGAGGCCACCACCGAGAAGCTCGGTCCCATGGTAGACAAGCTGGATCCCGTCATCGCCAAAGCCGACAAAGCTATGGGCACGGCAGATGAGACCCTGAAGTCCGTCAAAACCGCCGCCGACAGCTTCTCCGTCGCCGCGCGCAATATTACCTCCGGCAAAGGCCTTCTGGGCGCCCTGACCAATGACGCCGAACTCAAGAACGAGTTTAAAGACCTCATCTTCAACCTCAAGCGCAACGGCGTGATCTTCTACCGCAACAGCGCTGAAAAAGAACGTGCGCGGGATGAGCCGCCAGCATCAGCCACAAAACCGGTTTTCCCCCTGCGGCGCTAA
- a CDS encoding DNA-3-methyladenine glycosylase — translation MAFLTTGFFERDVLTVARDLVGVELVWQGCSGIIVETEAYAVEGDPACHTASRPSAREFVKNKPSGSAYVYFNYGMYWLFNILVKGGERDGLVLVRALDPRHGIDEMKQRRQKEKLTDLCSGPGKLALALGIAGIHHGTPLVGRSRPAGCGLRAAGSDVEVLSDVRVGISQAADFPWRFLARDNPHVSVKHGRVKMPPVR, via the coding sequence ATGGCGTTTCTAACCACCGGTTTTTTCGAGCGCGATGTGCTCACCGTGGCACGCGATCTCGTAGGCGTGGAGCTTGTCTGGCAGGGCTGCTCGGGTATCATCGTGGAGACGGAAGCCTATGCGGTGGAAGGGGATCCTGCCTGCCACACGGCCTCGCGTCCCAGTGCGCGGGAGTTTGTCAAAAACAAGCCGTCTGGCAGTGCCTATGTGTATTTTAACTATGGCATGTACTGGCTCTTTAACATTCTCGTGAAGGGTGGCGAGCGGGATGGACTGGTGCTGGTGCGTGCGCTGGATCCACGGCATGGGATTGATGAAATGAAGCAACGGCGTCAGAAGGAAAAGCTGACAGACCTGTGCTCCGGCCCGGGCAAGCTGGCACTGGCGTTGGGCATTGCTGGCATCCATCACGGCACACCGCTGGTGGGACGCAGCAGGCCCGCTGGCTGCGGTCTTCGCGCAGCAGGCTCAGACGTGGAGGTGCTGAGCGATGTGCGTGTGGGCATCAGCCAGGCGGCAGATTTTCCCTGGCGTTTTCTGGCCCGTGACAACCCGCATGTCAGCGTGAAGCACGGGCGGGTGAAGATGCCGCCGGTCAGATGA
- a CDS encoding Nif3-like dinuclear metal center hexameric protein yields MNLTDLTNHLDTLLRIRDLPDYSNAVNGLQLANRKGTVSKVTAAVDATLPVVTKAIEAGADLLIVHHGMFWTGLQPWTGAAFERMSLALENNLAIYSVHLPLDAQPELGNNAQIAKAMQLVPSGGFLDYKGLAVGVTCEAELPLDDVLARFTSALDGGRVHVCAGGPKVTKRIGISSGGSGSEVAAAAKAGVDTFITGEGPHWSYTLAEELGINVLYGGHYATETFGVKALAQHLQTQFGLPWEFVDHPTGL; encoded by the coding sequence ATGAACCTCACCGACCTCACCAACCACCTGGACACCCTTTTGCGAATCCGTGACCTGCCGGATTATTCGAATGCGGTGAACGGCCTGCAGCTGGCCAATCGCAAGGGCACGGTGAGCAAGGTGACGGCGGCGGTGGATGCGACGTTGCCGGTGGTGACGAAGGCCATTGAGGCAGGGGCAGATCTTTTGATTGTTCATCACGGCATGTTTTGGACCGGCTTGCAGCCCTGGACCGGAGCAGCCTTTGAGCGGATGAGCCTGGCGCTGGAAAACAACCTGGCCATCTACAGCGTACACCTGCCGCTGGATGCCCAGCCGGAGCTGGGAAACAATGCGCAGATTGCCAAGGCCATGCAGCTTGTGCCCAGCGGCGGGTTCCTTGATTACAAGGGCCTGGCGGTAGGGGTGACTTGTGAAGCCGAGCTGCCTTTGGATGATGTGCTGGCTCGCTTCACTTCAGCATTGGATGGCGGTCGGGTGCATGTCTGTGCTGGCGGGCCAAAGGTGACAAAGCGCATTGGCATTTCCTCCGGCGGCTCAGGCTCTGAAGTGGCTGCGGCTGCCAAAGCGGGGGTGGATACCTTCATCACGGGTGAGGGGCCGCACTGGAGCTACACGCTGGCGGAGGAGCTGGGCATCAATGTTCTCTACGGAGGCCATTACGCCACGGAGACCTTTGGCGTGAAGGCGCTGGCGCAGCATTTGCAGACGCAGTTTGGCCTGCCCTGGGAGTTTGTGGACCATCCCACGGGACTTTGA
- a CDS encoding prenyltransferase/squalene oxidase repeat-containing protein yields MLNSLDQALANTRSHLLSLCNAAGHWEGELSSSALSTATAVVALHEVDAAAYEDLISAGLRWLVANQNADGGWGDTTLSKSNLSTTLLCWSALSGCLRKQVVGASDPMAFEAPQPHALASAATALAGASTWIQGQVGSLEPDAIAKAVIGRYGKDKTFSVPILMLCTIGGTMGENAWKRVLPLPFELAALPRSWFGAVGLPVVSYALPALIAIGHARFKKAPPAWWNPLGWLRGLLWKRIRPMLKTLQPSSGGYLEATPLTSFVTMALAASGDKDHPCIPGAVAFLRRSMRPDGSWPIDTNLATWGTTLACKALGSADSTVRQWLQAQQYQKVHPFTNAAPGGWAWTDLPGGVPDADDTAGAVIGLKLHEETSSEASAQAGIRWLLDLQNRDGGIPTFCRGWGTLPFDRSTPELTAHALLAWWLWEKEMPKSMRDEIQHGTQKALNYLRKNQLPEGSWIPLWFGNEHTHDENNPVYGTAQVVAYLSGCEALVVQAGDLIRSGCAYLESTQKPDGSWGGDKQSPASIEETAVAMNALLLQGERTRASALRAAEWLISVTQNGTHFPTAPIGLYFARLWYHEKLYPVVWTLQALRRAKAVLSSVEDSGTTTPQS; encoded by the coding sequence ATGTTAAATTCTCTGGATCAAGCCCTCGCCAACACCCGCAGCCACCTGCTGTCCCTGTGCAATGCCGCCGGACACTGGGAGGGGGAGCTGTCCAGCAGTGCGCTCTCCACGGCCACCGCCGTGGTGGCGCTGCATGAGGTGGATGCAGCGGCCTATGAGGATTTGATATCCGCCGGGCTTCGCTGGCTGGTGGCGAATCAGAATGCGGATGGCGGCTGGGGTGATACGACCCTCAGCAAAAGCAATCTGTCCACGACCCTGCTTTGCTGGAGCGCGTTGAGTGGCTGCCTGCGCAAGCAGGTGGTCGGAGCGAGTGATCCCATGGCTTTCGAGGCTCCCCAACCCCACGCTCTGGCGAGCGCAGCTACAGCGCTGGCGGGAGCGTCCACGTGGATTCAAGGACAGGTCGGATCATTGGAGCCAGATGCCATCGCCAAAGCGGTGATTGGCAGGTATGGTAAAGACAAAACGTTCTCTGTGCCCATCCTGATGCTTTGCACCATTGGCGGCACGATGGGGGAGAATGCCTGGAAACGGGTGCTTCCCCTGCCCTTCGAGCTGGCGGCGCTGCCACGCTCCTGGTTTGGCGCGGTGGGCTTGCCCGTGGTCAGCTATGCCCTGCCGGCTTTGATCGCCATTGGTCATGCGCGGTTTAAAAAGGCACCGCCCGCGTGGTGGAATCCGCTCGGCTGGCTGCGTGGTCTTTTATGGAAACGCATCCGTCCGATGCTGAAGACCCTGCAACCCAGCAGCGGCGGTTATCTAGAGGCCACACCCCTAACCAGTTTTGTGACCATGGCTCTGGCGGCGTCTGGGGACAAAGATCATCCATGCATTCCTGGTGCGGTCGCGTTTCTCCGCCGATCCATGCGCCCAGATGGAAGCTGGCCCATCGACACCAATCTGGCCACCTGGGGGACAACACTGGCTTGCAAGGCTTTGGGCAGTGCCGACTCCACTGTCCGACAGTGGCTGCAAGCACAGCAGTACCAAAAAGTTCACCCCTTCACCAATGCCGCCCCCGGTGGCTGGGCGTGGACGGATCTCCCTGGCGGAGTGCCGGATGCGGATGATACGGCAGGTGCGGTAATCGGCCTCAAGCTGCATGAAGAAACCAGCTCCGAAGCCTCCGCACAAGCCGGTATCCGGTGGCTGCTGGACCTGCAAAACCGCGACGGCGGCATCCCCACTTTTTGCCGGGGCTGGGGCACACTGCCTTTTGACCGAAGCACTCCTGAACTCACCGCCCATGCGCTGCTCGCCTGGTGGCTGTGGGAGAAGGAGATGCCGAAATCGATGCGTGATGAAATCCAACATGGCACCCAAAAGGCACTCAACTACCTTCGCAAAAATCAGCTCCCTGAGGGCTCCTGGATACCTCTTTGGTTCGGCAATGAACACACGCATGATGAGAATAATCCGGTCTATGGCACAGCCCAGGTGGTCGCTTATCTGAGCGGTTGCGAGGCGCTGGTCGTGCAGGCTGGCGATCTCATCCGCAGCGGTTGCGCTTATTTGGAAAGCACGCAAAAACCCGATGGAAGCTGGGGCGGCGACAAACAGTCTCCGGCTTCGATTGAAGAGACGGCAGTGGCCATGAATGCGCTATTGCTGCAAGGGGAGCGGACGAGGGCGTCCGCGCTCCGGGCGGCGGAGTGGCTCATCTCGGTGACGCAAAACGGCACACATTTCCCAACAGCCCCTATCGGCCTCTACTTTGCGCGACTGTGGTATCACGAAAAACTTTACCCCGTCGTCTGGACGCTGCAGGCACTTCGCCGTGCAAAAGCGGTCTTGTCCTCCGTTGAGGATTCCGGTACAACCACGCCCCAATCATGA
- a CDS encoding OmpA family protein gives MANVHHTPTWSTAPSSSFRSREDWSLKWWIMFALILSFLLHGLLYVSFDKISRFLGHSAPPIKVGSEVTERFKIDPKLLQEQQAIQEIPEIIAPGNEPDIKAFEADLDSFDQAQMIPENQEIDLTPNVKEVTNFLRADDLGDGKTPGGAMPDMAALLTPQAIATPDLASEMAAMRRDVLSKPVSEKQMLLDSGGLDPADGGQVDMKLLDQVKAQGIGDGAGDRVKGFSNLDDLLGGGGTMGGSTAPILMPTDLLFEYGSDQLAEGARLSLMKLGFLIQKNPNSLFIIEGHTDSFGGDEYNLQLSLRRANAVVEWLQTSLRLGTDRIQAAGMGKTKPLVATSGTVEEQGLNRRVEIKVRPRQ, from the coding sequence ATGGCCAACGTCCACCACACCCCCACCTGGAGCACGGCTCCGAGTTCCTCTTTCCGCTCCCGCGAGGACTGGAGCCTGAAGTGGTGGATCATGTTTGCACTCATCCTCTCCTTTCTGCTGCATGGGCTGCTTTACGTGAGTTTTGACAAGATCAGCCGCTTTCTGGGGCACAGCGCCCCGCCGATAAAGGTGGGCAGCGAGGTGACCGAACGGTTCAAAATTGACCCCAAACTGCTTCAGGAGCAGCAGGCCATCCAGGAGATTCCGGAGATCATCGCCCCCGGCAATGAACCGGACATCAAGGCCTTTGAAGCGGATCTGGACAGCTTTGACCAGGCCCAGATGATCCCGGAGAACCAGGAAATCGACCTGACGCCGAACGTCAAGGAAGTGACCAATTTCCTCCGGGCTGATGATCTTGGGGATGGCAAAACACCCGGCGGTGCCATGCCTGACATGGCGGCCCTGTTGACGCCTCAGGCCATTGCGACTCCGGACCTGGCTTCTGAAATGGCCGCCATGCGCCGGGACGTGCTTTCCAAACCGGTTTCTGAAAAACAGATGCTGCTGGATTCCGGCGGACTGGATCCGGCAGATGGCGGGCAGGTGGACATGAAGCTGCTGGATCAGGTGAAAGCCCAGGGCATCGGCGACGGGGCAGGTGACCGGGTGAAGGGCTTTAGCAATCTGGACGACCTTCTGGGCGGCGGCGGCACGATGGGCGGCAGCACCGCTCCCATCCTGATGCCCACCGACCTGCTGTTTGAATACGGCAGCGACCAGCTGGCCGAAGGAGCGCGGCTGAGCCTGATGAAGCTGGGTTTCCTGATCCAGAAGAATCCGAACTCCCTGTTTATCATCGAAGGCCATACCGACAGTTTTGGCGGTGACGAGTACAACCTCCAGCTCAGCCTGCGCCGCGCCAATGCCGTAGTGGAATGGCTGCAAACCTCCCTGCGCCTGGGCACAGACCGCATCCAGGCGGCGGGCATGGGCAAAACCAAACCTCTCGTGGCCACCTCCGGTACCGTGGAGGAGCAGGGCCTGAACCGCCGCGTGGAAATCAAGGTCCGGCCCCGGCAATAA
- a CDS encoding SMP-30/gluconolactonase/LRE family protein, giving the protein MSTSRRTFLTSLAASAATSAFARDWSGQTPERYPDPDVIALEPAFSKYIQGNSPIRRLHTGMLWAEGPAWNGAGNYLVWSDIPNNAQMRYLPEDGHVSVMRNNSGNSNGNTFDWQGRQISCEHANRRVARYELNGKITVLAAEFEGKPLNAPNDVVVHPDGGVWFTDPGYGSMGDYEGNKGELHHKEAVYRIDPGGKIEKVTEAEAKPNGLCFSPDYKKLYVVDTGSAKNIRVYDVKDSVKLGEGKEFAVMNEDVSKGLPAEYQRSERLHQELYSQGRPATGSGIRLLLTATDMSAEELQPKLAEIKDLERKFRGWETHRKNFSTSRTKGQGGSDGIRCDVDGNVWATAGWIGDNYDGVHVFSPEGQRIGFIKLPETGSNLCFGGPKRNRLFITASQSLYSVYVNTNGAHFC; this is encoded by the coding sequence ATGAGCACCTCCCGCCGCACTTTCCTGACTTCCCTGGCTGCCAGCGCCGCCACCTCCGCCTTTGCCCGCGACTGGTCAGGGCAGACGCCAGAGCGTTATCCGGACCCGGATGTCATCGCTCTGGAGCCTGCCTTTTCCAAATACATCCAGGGAAACTCGCCCATCCGCCGCCTGCACACCGGCATGCTCTGGGCCGAAGGCCCGGCCTGGAACGGCGCGGGCAACTACCTCGTCTGGAGCGACATCCCGAACAATGCCCAAATGCGCTACCTGCCCGAGGACGGTCATGTGAGCGTGATGCGCAACAACTCCGGCAACAGCAACGGCAACACCTTTGACTGGCAGGGCCGCCAGATCTCCTGCGAGCACGCCAACCGCCGTGTGGCCCGGTATGAACTCAACGGCAAAATCACTGTGCTGGCCGCCGAGTTTGAAGGCAAGCCGCTCAATGCTCCCAACGATGTCGTCGTCCATCCCGATGGCGGCGTCTGGTTTACCGATCCCGGCTACGGCAGCATGGGCGACTATGAAGGCAACAAAGGCGAGCTCCACCACAAAGAAGCCGTCTATCGCATTGACCCCGGCGGCAAGATCGAAAAAGTGACCGAGGCCGAAGCCAAGCCTAACGGATTATGCTTCAGCCCGGATTACAAGAAGCTCTATGTGGTGGACACTGGCAGCGCCAAAAACATTCGCGTATATGATGTGAAGGACAGCGTGAAGCTGGGGGAGGGCAAGGAATTTGCTGTGATGAATGAAGATGTTTCCAAAGGGCTACCTGCCGAATATCAGCGCTCCGAGCGTCTCCACCAAGAGCTTTACTCTCAAGGGCGACCTGCAACTGGATCAGGGATCCGCCTCCTGCTTACCGCTACGGACATGTCCGCTGAAGAGCTTCAACCGAAGCTCGCAGAAATTAAAGACCTGGAGCGCAAGTTTCGTGGATGGGAAACGCATCGTAAAAACTTTTCAACTTCCCGCACCAAGGGCCAAGGCGGCTCCGACGGCATCCGCTGTGATGTGGACGGCAATGTCTGGGCCACCGCCGGCTGGATCGGCGATAACTATGACGGTGTGCATGTCTTCTCACCAGAAGGCCAGCGCATCGGCTTCATCAAGCTGCCCGAGACCGGCAGCAACCTCTGTTTCGGCGGACCCAAAAGGAACCGCCTGTTCATCACCGCAAGCCAGTCGCTTTACTCGGTGTATGTGAATACCAACGGCGCGCATTTTTGCTAA
- a CDS encoding ABC transporter permease, giving the protein MAAITGILALPGRSFLNFLAYLGQLGVLLRELWDSVTKGTWRLRLMAEQIVTIGFGSQAVVIVTGAFTGAVFTAQSYFKFKDFGIESTVGGIVSVSLCRELGPVLAGLMVTGRVGASMAAEIGTMKVSEQVDALRVMGAHPVDYLVLPRFVAMMISMPLLIAESIVFGLAAAAVVGTGVFGIPFAWFWDHVKDHTNHEDLSFAMIKGFIFGILIVLISCHQGLKASNGAVGVGLGTTRAVVFSSLALLVANFFLTMLLNYFFPLGTAL; this is encoded by the coding sequence ATGGCTGCAATCACTGGAATCCTGGCTCTGCCAGGGCGCTCATTTTTAAACTTCCTGGCCTATCTGGGGCAGTTGGGCGTGCTTTTGCGTGAGCTTTGGGACTCAGTCACCAAGGGAACCTGGCGGTTGCGGCTGATGGCGGAGCAGATTGTCACCATCGGATTTGGCTCCCAGGCAGTGGTGATTGTCACCGGGGCCTTTACCGGGGCCGTTTTTACCGCGCAGTCCTACTTTAAGTTCAAGGACTTCGGCATTGAGTCCACCGTTGGCGGCATCGTCAGTGTTTCCCTATGCCGTGAGCTGGGGCCGGTGTTGGCGGGCCTCATGGTCACTGGCCGTGTCGGTGCCTCCATGGCGGCGGAAATCGGCACCATGAAGGTCAGCGAGCAGGTGGATGCCCTCCGGGTCATGGGCGCGCATCCGGTGGACTACCTCGTGCTGCCACGATTCGTGGCAATGATGATCTCCATGCCGCTGCTCATCGCGGAGTCCATTGTCTTCGGATTAGCCGCTGCTGCCGTGGTCGGTACCGGGGTCTTTGGCATCCCTTTCGCCTGGTTTTGGGATCATGTGAAGGACCATACGAATCATGAAGATCTCAGCTTTGCCATGATCAAAGGCTTCATTTTTGGCATCCTGATCGTATTGATTTCCTGCCACCAGGGCTTGAAAGCCTCCAACGGCGCCGTGGGTGTGGGCCTTGGCACCACCCGAGCCGTGGTCTTTTCTTCATTGGCCCTGCTGGTGGCCAATTTCTTCCTCACCATGCTGCTGAACTACTTCTTTCCTCTGGGGACCGCCCTGTGA
- a CDS encoding SGNH/GDSL hydrolase family protein, whose protein sequence is MSPAFRLLLPLIFGLSILPARAEQCVVLGDSLTKEYELEFPILFPTNPASWDSRNWIEILHERRNTWFDLGEINGYVDPRLTGHEHNWAFPGATAVEINDQLKSWQSLIWRTELNGQIKNAAERAVVFAGGNDVDSFYGLIYNGASPTSYINATRDAIKGIVNYVLGQKSSLPMVLVSVPHLGCAPDIQRQYPTDPLKTARVTAALDSLNTQLAAFAQSKNIAFVPGVYQLTKDIIEGPFRIGGIDFYKEADPDSRPRYVFSGDGFHPATSAHGKIAQMVIEAFRNRYPAKQITPMTDREIVASILGLDPDIPFNEWIATQALPPGQSGMNDDPDGDGLVNAAEFVLDAASASVATPDVLLPQADADATPPALTWTGRFRPQAAEWSSAKMQHSVDLLNWTDADPSVTTQNPDGSQTLRFPLQGRRFLRLRVIP, encoded by the coding sequence GTGTCCCCCGCTTTTCGTCTGCTGCTCCCTCTCATCTTCGGGCTGTCCATCCTGCCCGCCAGGGCGGAGCAATGCGTCGTCCTGGGGGACAGCCTCACCAAGGAATATGAATTGGAATTTCCCATTTTGTTCCCGACCAACCCGGCCTCCTGGGACTCCCGTAACTGGATCGAAATTCTGCACGAGCGCCGCAACACCTGGTTCGACCTGGGGGAGATCAACGGTTACGTTGACCCGCGCCTGACTGGTCATGAGCACAACTGGGCCTTCCCTGGGGCCACAGCGGTGGAGATTAATGACCAGCTCAAAAGCTGGCAAAGCCTGATCTGGAGAACCGAGCTCAATGGCCAGATCAAAAATGCTGCTGAGCGCGCTGTGGTCTTCGCAGGGGGAAACGATGTGGACAGTTTTTACGGTCTGATTTACAACGGGGCCTCCCCCACCTCCTACATCAATGCCACCCGCGATGCCATCAAGGGCATCGTCAATTACGTGCTGGGGCAGAAGAGCTCCCTGCCCATGGTCCTCGTCTCCGTTCCGCATCTCGGCTGCGCCCCCGACATCCAGCGCCAGTATCCCACGGACCCGTTGAAAACCGCCCGTGTCACCGCTGCACTCGACAGTCTCAATACCCAGCTCGCTGCCTTTGCCCAGTCCAAAAACATCGCTTTTGTTCCCGGCGTTTACCAGCTTACCAAAGACATCATTGAAGGTCCCTTCCGCATCGGCGGCATTGATTTTTACAAAGAGGCGGACCCGGACTCCCGGCCCCGTTATGTCTTCTCAGGCGACGGCTTTCACCCCGCCACCAGCGCCCATGGCAAGATCGCCCAGATGGTCATCGAGGCTTTTCGCAACCGTTACCCCGCCAAGCAGATCACTCCGATGACTGATCGCGAGATCGTGGCCAGCATCCTTGGTCTGGACCCGGACATCCCGTTTAATGAATGGATCGCCACCCAGGCGCTGCCTCCAGGGCAGTCAGGCATGAATGATGACCCCGATGGTGACGGGCTGGTAAATGCGGCGGAGTTCGTCCTGGACGCAGCCTCCGCCTCAGTGGCCACCCCAGATGTTTTGCTTCCGCAAGCGGATGCAGACGCCACACCACCAGCCCTGACCTGGACCGGCCGCTTCCGGCCCCAGGCGGCTGAATGGTCATCTGCCAAGATGCAGCATTCGGTGGATCTGCTGAACTGGACCGATGCAGACCCCAGCGTCACCACCCAGAATCCCGACGGCTCCCAGACCCTTCGGTTTCCTCTGCAAGGCCGCCGGTTTCTCCGGCTGAGGGTCATCCCTTAG
- a CDS encoding ABC transporter ATP-binding protein has product MSTPAARSDVPFIRITGLKKSFGTQKILQGVNLTIKHGETVVLIGPSGEGKSVLLKHIIGLIHPEEGTVELDGVDLCSLNERKLVSFRRRMGYLFQNAALFDSLTVAENVAFPLKEAGIRDKAEIEQRVHEALELVELEEHKDKMPINLSGGMRKRVGIARAIIGRPECILYDEPTAGLDPIVTDVIDQMILRLQKRFKVTSIVITHDMNSVFKIADRVVMLKNGVVSFTGTADDLRNSPEPDIQNFIAGRSGMCA; this is encoded by the coding sequence ATGAGCACGCCTGCCGCCAGATCAGATGTGCCCTTCATCCGCATCACCGGGTTGAAGAAAAGTTTTGGCACGCAGAAGATTCTCCAGGGGGTGAATCTGACCATCAAACACGGGGAAACTGTCGTCCTCATCGGTCCCAGTGGCGAGGGCAAAAGCGTGCTTCTGAAGCACATCATTGGTCTCATCCATCCGGAGGAAGGCACCGTGGAGCTGGACGGAGTGGACCTTTGCAGCCTCAACGAGCGCAAGCTGGTCAGCTTCCGCCGCCGCATGGGCTATCTGTTTCAAAATGCCGCGCTTTTTGACAGCCTCACCGTCGCGGAAAACGTCGCCTTTCCGCTCAAGGAAGCTGGCATCCGGGACAAGGCGGAGATCGAGCAACGGGTGCATGAAGCCCTGGAACTCGTGGAGCTGGAGGAGCACAAGGACAAGATGCCCATCAACCTCTCTGGCGGCATGCGCAAGCGCGTCGGCATCGCCCGTGCCATCATCGGCAGGCCGGAATGCATTCTTTACGATGAACCCACCGCCGGCCTGGACCCCATCGTCACCGATGTCATTGACCAGATGATCCTGCGCCTGCAAAAACGCTTCAAGGTCACCAGCATCGTCATCACGCATGACATGAACAGCGTCTTCAAAATCGCCGACCGTGTCGTCATGCTAAAAAATGGCGTCGTCTCCTTCACCGGCACGGCAGATGACCTCCGAAACTCCCCCGAGCCGGACATTCAAAACTTTATCGCCGGCCGCTCCGGCATGTGTGCCTGA